In Nostoc sp. CENA543, a single genomic region encodes these proteins:
- a CDS encoding rhodanese-related sulfurtransferase: MNEKNIQIVATFYKFVSLPDFQEMQAPLLSYCLTQDIKGTILLAQEGINGTIAGSRPAIDAVLSHLRGDARFADLEHKESTAQQPPFERMKVRLKKEIVTLGLPEVDPNQQVGIYVTPQEWNDLISDPEVTVIDTRNDYEVHIGTFKGAQNPQTNSFREFPEYVSQNLDPNQHKKVAMFCTGGIRCEKASAFMLAKGFTEVYHLKGGILKYLAEIPPENSLWEGECFVFDERIAVGHGLATGNHELCFCCGHPLSEEDKASPKYELGMSCPHCFDHLTPEKRMRQQEKWRQYQLQHEK, from the coding sequence ATGAACGAAAAAAATATTCAAATTGTTGCCACCTTTTATAAATTCGTGAGTTTGCCGGATTTTCAGGAGATGCAAGCTCCCTTATTGTCTTACTGCTTGACACAAGATATTAAGGGAACAATTTTGTTAGCCCAGGAAGGAATTAACGGCACGATCGCAGGTTCGCGTCCAGCCATAGACGCGGTTCTAAGTCATCTGCGTGGGGATGCGCGATTTGCTGATTTAGAACACAAAGAATCAACGGCACAACAACCACCCTTTGAGCGGATGAAAGTACGCTTGAAAAAAGAAATCGTTACCTTGGGTTTGCCGGAAGTTGACCCGAATCAACAAGTGGGTATTTACGTGACACCCCAGGAATGGAATGATTTAATCTCTGATCCAGAAGTCACCGTCATCGATACCCGCAACGATTACGAAGTGCATATCGGAACTTTCAAAGGGGCGCAAAATCCTCAAACTAATTCCTTCCGTGAGTTTCCTGAATATGTCAGTCAAAACCTTGACCCCAATCAACACAAGAAAGTAGCAATGTTTTGTACTGGGGGCATTCGTTGTGAAAAAGCTTCTGCTTTCATGCTGGCTAAAGGTTTTACGGAAGTTTATCATCTCAAAGGCGGTATTCTCAAATATTTAGCAGAAATCCCCCCAGAAAATAGTCTATGGGAAGGGGAATGCTTTGTTTTTGATGAGCGCATTGCTGTAGGTCATGGTTTAGCAACAGGCAACCATGAATTGTGCTTTTGTTGTGGACATCCTCTATCAGAAGAAGATAAAGCCTCACCTAAATATGAATTAGGGATGTCTTGTCCCCACTGTTTTGATCATCTCACCCCGGAAAAAAGAATGCGTCAGCAAGAAAAATGGCGGCAATATCAGCTACAGCATGAAAAGTAG
- a CDS encoding class I SAM-dependent methyltransferase — translation MNTSQDARKYAPATQRNRQPILEILQQVLPPNGTILEIASGTGEHAIFFAPRLSPRRWLPSDPNPELRASIAAWSEHFPSDHLYPPIELDAIQPTWPVETDQNRNDSPIVAIVNINMIHISPRSACLGLMAGAGRILPPGGILYLYGPFKQGGEHTAPSNAAFDESLRAQNPEWGVRNLEDVVAVAKQENLHLKGTYQMPANNLSVVFQRSV, via the coding sequence ATGAATACATCACAAGACGCACGCAAATACGCCCCAGCTACACAGCGCAATCGTCAACCCATCTTAGAAATATTGCAGCAAGTATTACCTCCTAACGGCACAATTTTGGAAATAGCCAGTGGTACTGGTGAACACGCTATCTTTTTTGCTCCCCGTCTTAGTCCGCGTCGTTGGCTACCTTCTGACCCTAACCCCGAATTACGCGCTAGTATTGCAGCTTGGTCAGAACATTTCCCTAGTGATCATCTCTATCCCCCCATAGAACTGGATGCAATCCAACCAACTTGGCCTGTAGAAACAGACCAAAACCGTAACGACTCACCCATAGTTGCCATTGTGAACATTAATATGATTCACATTTCCCCTCGGTCAGCCTGTTTGGGACTTATGGCGGGTGCTGGGCGCATTTTACCACCAGGCGGTATTCTCTATTTATATGGGCCATTTAAACAGGGTGGAGAACATACCGCACCCAGTAACGCAGCCTTTGATGAATCTTTACGCGCCCAAAACCCCGAATGGGGTGTACGCAATTTAGAGGATGTGGTAGCAGTCGCTAAACAAGAAAATCTTCACCTAAAAGGTACTTACCAAATGCCAGCCAATAATCTTTCCGTGGTCTTCCAGCGTTCAGTTTAA
- a CDS encoding 1-acyl-sn-glycerol-3-phosphate acyltransferase, whose amino-acid sequence MPKFITSTQPALKFIPYSFNPLVVRIFHAVLPFILRFRTRPWLPAGIVQVEAKNAEILAELYGQFQAGKIRLLMAFRHPEVEDPLCVLYMLSRIVPQVAREQGIKLQYPLHSHFIYDRGMTIWAGDWLGWLFSRLGGVPVRRGRRLDKQAIQMARNLFANAQLPIAVAPEGGNNGHSGIVSPLEPGTAQMGFWCVEDLHKANRNETVIIVPVSIQYQYIQPPWSKLDQLLSQLEADSGLPVQSVGDHKNQPEIYHQRICRLGEYLITEMEEFYRRFYRQDIPKTNSSETAATSNQALIDRLHRLLDKGLQVAEQYFGVQPQGNFIDRCRRLEEASWNLIYRDDLGDINTLPPLHRGLADWVAQEADLRVQHMRLVESFVAVQANYLQEQPTADRLAETALLMFDMLSRIRSSTLPGRSRLGFRKAIIKVGEPISVTQRWEKVQGDRPAAKRAVNALTQDIQTALETLIQDEILKS is encoded by the coding sequence TTGCCTAAATTCATCACCTCTACCCAACCTGCACTCAAATTCATCCCCTACAGTTTCAATCCGTTGGTGGTGCGAATTTTTCATGCGGTGCTACCGTTTATCCTGAGATTTCGGACTCGTCCTTGGCTACCTGCGGGAATTGTACAGGTAGAAGCGAAAAATGCTGAAATCTTGGCAGAACTCTATGGACAATTTCAGGCTGGTAAAATTCGGCTGTTGATGGCTTTTCGTCACCCAGAGGTAGAAGATCCCCTGTGTGTTCTGTATATGTTGTCTCGGATTGTGCCGCAGGTCGCCCGTGAGCAAGGTATCAAGTTACAATATCCTCTCCATAGTCATTTTATCTATGACCGAGGAATGACTATCTGGGCTGGTGATTGGTTGGGGTGGTTGTTTTCTCGCCTAGGGGGTGTGCCGGTGCGTCGCGGAAGGCGGTTAGATAAGCAGGCGATTCAAATGGCGCGGAATTTATTTGCGAATGCTCAATTACCCATCGCCGTTGCTCCTGAAGGTGGTAATAATGGTCATAGTGGTATTGTGAGTCCCCTAGAACCTGGGACGGCGCAAATGGGGTTTTGGTGTGTGGAGGATCTGCACAAGGCTAACCGGAATGAAACCGTGATTATTGTGCCGGTTTCCATTCAATATCAATATATTCAGCCACCTTGGTCGAAATTAGATCAATTACTCAGTCAACTAGAAGCTGATAGCGGTTTACCTGTTCAATCTGTTGGTGATCATAAAAATCAGCCAGAAATCTATCATCAACGAATTTGTCGCTTGGGTGAATATCTAATTACGGAGATGGAAGAGTTTTATCGCCGCTTTTATCGTCAAGATATTCCCAAAACCAATTCCTCAGAAACTGCTGCTACTTCCAATCAAGCATTAATAGATAGGTTACATCGCTTACTAGATAAGGGGTTACAAGTTGCAGAACAGTATTTTGGTGTGCAACCACAGGGTAATTTTATCGACCGTTGTCGCCGCTTAGAAGAAGCTAGTTGGAACTTGATTTATCGGGATGACTTAGGAGATATCAATACATTACCACCTCTGCACAGAGGGCTTGCTGACTGGGTGGCGCAAGAAGCCGACTTACGAGTGCAGCATATGCGGTTGGTAGAAAGTTTTGTGGCGGTGCAAGCTAATTATCTTCAGGAACAACCCACGGCTGATAGATTAGCGGAAACAGCTTTACTGATGTTTGATATGTTATCGCGAATTCGCTCATCTACATTACCAGGGCGATCGCGTCTAGGTTTCCGAAAAGCCATCATTAAGGTAGGTGAACCAATTTCTGTCACCCAACGCTGGGAAAAAGTACAAGGCGATCGGCCAGCAGCTAAACGTGCTGTTAACGCACTAACGCAAGATATACAAACAGCATTAGAAACATTAATTCAGGACGAAATACTGAAAAGTTGA
- a CDS encoding peptidoglycan-binding protein codes for MDTIGYSYLSAVYEESEGIEFNPIQINWEFLPWKKLPSLAAMRLLSVTLSLAVLSLAGQALALEKVGSSGANVVRIQRCLKQLGFLNAPATGKFATLTQRAVIGFQRANRLRPDGIVGGGTQTALQRACQGGNSSGELRFGSRGAAVVQLQRNLKRLGYFNAPNTGYFGTETQQAVILFQRSVGMVADGVVGTRTALAIRNAGNIGGRYPVLSEGSSGQDVIRLQQRLRQLGYFDANPTGNFQGITKNAVIAFQRRAGLAATGVVNQQTWNALLASSQNPGTSKLSTQQIRDLQQRLRDLGYFKTNPNGNVGAMTREAILQFQRDYRLNADGIADMQILQAVRQAWNARYANQPLRDVLFVGDRGENVRIVQRRLSELGYFNGSIDGYFDEYTRASVASFQQAYQINPTGRVDWQTWQALNVGNYVVPTSNVSNQPPNRPSNNRYVVIVPMSNQNILNRVRRFIPDAFAQQSNLGRYVNAGTFSDRSLAELRSKMLRSNGFDARVQYF; via the coding sequence ATGGATACCATTGGTTATTCTTATCTTAGTGCGGTATACGAAGAATCTGAAGGTATTGAGTTTAATCCTATTCAAATTAATTGGGAATTTTTACCGTGGAAAAAGTTACCTAGTTTAGCGGCGATGCGGCTGTTATCGGTAACGTTAAGTTTAGCGGTTTTGAGTTTAGCTGGACAGGCTTTGGCTTTGGAAAAAGTAGGTAGTAGTGGGGCGAACGTTGTTAGGATTCAACGGTGTTTAAAACAATTAGGCTTTTTAAATGCTCCAGCGACAGGAAAATTTGCTACTTTGACTCAAAGGGCAGTGATTGGTTTTCAGCGTGCTAATAGATTAAGGCCGGATGGGATAGTCGGTGGTGGTACGCAAACGGCATTACAAAGAGCTTGTCAGGGTGGAAATAGTAGTGGAGAGTTGCGATTTGGGAGTCGAGGTGCAGCTGTTGTTCAACTACAAAGAAATTTAAAACGGTTGGGCTACTTTAACGCTCCCAATACTGGTTATTTCGGCACAGAAACGCAGCAAGCTGTGATTCTGTTTCAGCGTTCTGTGGGTATGGTAGCTGATGGTGTGGTTGGTACGAGAACTGCTTTAGCTATTAGGAATGCGGGTAATATAGGCGGGAGATACCCAGTTTTGTCTGAAGGTAGTAGCGGACAAGATGTAATTAGGCTGCAACAGCGTTTGCGACAGTTAGGCTATTTCGATGCTAATCCTACAGGGAATTTTCAAGGTATTACAAAAAATGCAGTAATCGCTTTTCAACGTCGCGCTGGACTGGCGGCGACTGGGGTAGTAAATCAGCAAACTTGGAATGCACTGTTGGCTTCTAGTCAAAATCCAGGTACATCAAAACTTTCAACGCAGCAAATCAGAGATTTACAGCAGCGTTTGCGGGATTTAGGGTATTTCAAAACTAATCCTAATGGGAACGTAGGCGCGATGACGAGAGAAGCAATCTTACAGTTTCAGCGAGATTATCGACTGAATGCTGATGGTATTGCTGATATGCAAATTTTACAGGCAGTACGTCAAGCTTGGAATGCCAGATACGCTAACCAGCCGCTTCGGGATGTGTTGTTTGTCGGCGATCGCGGTGAAAATGTCAGAATAGTACAACGGCGTTTATCTGAGTTGGGCTATTTTAACGGCAGTATAGACGGTTACTTTGATGAATACACTAGAGCGTCTGTAGCCAGTTTTCAGCAGGCATATCAAATTAACCCTACAGGCAGAGTTGATTGGCAAACTTGGCAGGCACTAAATGTAGGTAATTATGTAGTACCAACAAGTAATGTTTCTAACCAGCCTCCTAATCGCCCCAGTAATAATCGCTATGTGGTGATTGTACCCATGAGTAACCAGAACATCCTCAATCGAGTGCGTCGCTTTATCCCCGATGCCTTTGCACAACAATCTAACTTAGGACGTTATGTTAACGCTGGCACATTTAGCGATCGCTCTTTGGCTGAATTAAGGTCTAAAATGTTACGTTCTAATGGTTTCGATGCTAGGGTGCAGTATTTTTAG
- the metH gene encoding methionine synthase has protein sequence MTHPFLQRLHSPDRPVIVFDGAMGTNLQTQNLTAEDFGGAQYEGCNEYLVHTKPEAVAKVHRDFLAVGADVIETDTFGGTSIVLAEYDLADQTYYLNKTAAELAKSVAAEFSTPEKPRFVAGSIGPTTKLPTLGHIDFDTLKTAFAEQAAALFDGGVDLFIVETCQDVLQIKAALNGIEEVFAKKGQRIPLMVSVTMESMGTMLVGSEISAVLTILEPYPIDILGLNCATGPDLMKPHIKYLSEHSPFVVSCVPNAGLPENIGGKAHYRLTPMELRMALMHFVEDLGVQVIGGCCGTRPEHIQQLAEIAQELKPKVRQPSLEPAAASIYSTQPYEQDNSFLIVGERLNASGSKKCRDLLNAEDWDGLVSMARAQVKEGAHILDVNVDYVGRDGVRDMHELVSRIVNNVTLPLMLDSTEWEKMEAGLKVAGGKCLLNSTNYEDGEPRFLKVLELAKKYGAGVVIGTIDEDGMARTADKKFQIAQRAYRQAVEYGIAAHEIFFDTLALPISTGIEEDRENGKATIEAIRRIRQELPGCHVILGVSNISFGLSPAARIVLNSMFLHEAMAAGMDAAIVSASKILPLSKIEAHHQEVCRKLIYDERKFEGDVCVYDPLAELTKLFEGVKAKRNTGVDENLPLEERLKRHIIDGERIGLEAQLNKALEQYPPLEIINTFLLDGMKVVGELFGSGQMQLPFVLQSAETMKTAVAYLEPFMEKSEAGNNAKGTVIIATVKGDVHDIGKNLVDIILSNNGYKVINLGIKQPVENIIEAYNQHKADCIAMSGLLVKSTAFMKENLEVFNEKGITVPVILGGAALTPKFVNQDCQNTYKGKVVYGKDAFSDLHFMDKLMPAKASNNWDDLQGFLDEVDTEEPKISSETPATQKTPLSTHHLSLSTEVDTRRSEAVAVDIERPTPPFWGTKLLQPSDIPIEEVFWHLDLQALIAGQWQFRKPKEQSKEEYQAFLDEKVYPILETWKQRIIAENLLHPQVIYGYFPCQSEGNTLYIYENNHTPLKEVAKFEFPRQKSLRRLCIADFFAPKESGIIDVFPMQAVTVGEIATEYAQKLFADNQYTDYLYFHGLAVQVAEALAEWTHARIRHELGFAAEEPDNIRDVLAQRYRGSRYSFGYPACPNIQDQYKQLELLQTDRINLYMDESEQLYPEQSTTAIITYHPVAKYFSA, from the coding sequence ATGACCCATCCTTTTCTCCAACGCCTGCATAGTCCCGATAGACCAGTCATCGTCTTTGACGGTGCAATGGGGACTAACCTGCAAACTCAAAACCTCACCGCCGAAGACTTTGGCGGCGCACAATACGAGGGGTGTAATGAATACTTAGTTCACACCAAACCGGAAGCTGTCGCCAAAGTTCACCGTGATTTCCTAGCGGTGGGTGCAGATGTCATCGAAACTGATACCTTCGGCGGTACATCAATTGTATTGGCTGAATATGACCTAGCAGACCAAACATACTATCTCAACAAAACCGCCGCCGAACTAGCAAAAAGCGTGGCGGCGGAATTTTCTACACCAGAAAAACCCAGGTTTGTTGCGGGTTCTATTGGCCCCACCACCAAACTACCCACCTTGGGACACATTGATTTTGACACCTTAAAAACGGCGTTTGCCGAACAAGCCGCAGCCTTATTTGATGGCGGCGTTGATTTATTCATTGTTGAGACTTGCCAAGATGTACTGCAAATTAAAGCCGCATTGAACGGTATTGAAGAAGTCTTTGCCAAAAAAGGACAACGCATACCCCTAATGGTTTCCGTCACAATGGAAAGCATGGGGACAATGCTAGTCGGTTCTGAAATCAGCGCAGTCTTGACGATTTTAGAACCCTACCCAATAGATATTCTCGGTCTCAACTGTGCCACTGGGCCGGACTTAATGAAACCGCATATCAAATATCTATCCGAACATTCGCCATTTGTGGTTTCTTGTGTTCCTAACGCCGGTTTACCAGAAAACATCGGTGGTAAAGCACACTATCGCTTAACACCGATGGAATTACGCATGGCGTTGATGCACTTTGTTGAAGATTTGGGTGTCCAAGTGATAGGGGGTTGCTGTGGGACACGTCCAGAACACATTCAACAATTAGCTGAAATTGCCCAAGAACTGAAACCAAAAGTCAGACAGCCAAGTCTCGAACCTGCGGCGGCATCAATTTATTCTACTCAGCCCTACGAACAAGATAATTCTTTCTTAATTGTGGGTGAACGTCTCAACGCCAGTGGTTCTAAAAAATGCCGTGATTTACTCAATGCGGAAGACTGGGACGGACTAGTTTCAATGGCTAGGGCGCAGGTAAAAGAAGGCGCACACATCTTAGATGTCAACGTTGATTATGTGGGACGCGACGGTGTGCGAGATATGCACGAGTTGGTTTCACGTATTGTTAATAATGTCACATTGCCCTTAATGCTGGACTCCACCGAATGGGAAAAAATGGAGGCAGGTTTAAAGGTAGCTGGGGGTAAATGTCTGTTGAACTCTACCAACTATGAAGATGGTGAACCGCGCTTTTTGAAGGTGCTGGAATTAGCGAAGAAATACGGTGCGGGTGTAGTCATCGGTACAATTGACGAAGATGGCATGGCGCGGACAGCAGATAAAAAATTCCAGATTGCCCAACGTGCTTACCGTCAAGCTGTAGAATATGGGATTGCTGCCCATGAGATATTTTTTGATACTTTAGCTTTACCTATTTCTACGGGAATTGAAGAAGACCGCGAAAACGGCAAGGCAACCATTGAAGCAATTCGCCGCATTCGCCAAGAATTACCAGGATGTCATGTAATTTTAGGGGTGTCGAATATATCTTTCGGTTTAAGTCCAGCCGCGCGGATTGTGTTGAACTCGATGTTCTTACATGAAGCAATGGCAGCTGGTATGGATGCAGCCATTGTCAGTGCTAGCAAGATTTTACCACTGTCTAAGATAGAAGCCCACCATCAAGAAGTTTGTCGCAAGTTAATCTATGATGAGCGGAAATTTGAAGGTGATGTTTGCGTTTATGACCCCTTGGCAGAATTAACGAAATTATTTGAGGGTGTCAAAGCCAAACGTAATACAGGCGTTGATGAAAACCTACCCCTAGAAGAACGCCTTAAACGTCATATCATTGACGGTGAACGCATTGGCTTAGAAGCACAGTTGAATAAAGCCTTAGAACAATATCCACCCCTAGAAATTATTAACACCTTCCTCCTAGATGGGATGAAAGTTGTGGGTGAGTTGTTCGGTTCAGGACAAATGCAATTACCCTTCGTGTTACAGTCTGCGGAAACCATGAAAACTGCGGTAGCCTATCTTGAACCCTTCATGGAAAAATCCGAGGCGGGAAATAATGCTAAAGGAACGGTAATTATCGCCACAGTAAAAGGTGATGTTCACGACATTGGTAAAAACCTAGTAGATATCATCTTGTCTAACAATGGTTACAAGGTGATTAACCTGGGAATTAAACAGCCAGTGGAAAACATCATTGAGGCTTACAATCAACATAAAGCTGACTGCATAGCCATGAGTGGGTTGCTAGTGAAATCAACCGCCTTCATGAAGGAAAACTTGGAGGTATTTAACGAAAAGGGAATTACCGTCCCCGTAATTTTAGGTGGTGCGGCCTTAACTCCCAAATTCGTCAATCAAGATTGCCAAAATACCTATAAAGGCAAGGTAGTTTACGGTAAAGATGCTTTCTCTGACTTGCATTTCATGGATAAATTAATGCCAGCCAAAGCATCTAATAACTGGGACGACTTACAAGGATTCCTAGATGAAGTAGATACTGAAGAACCAAAAATTTCTTCGGAAACGCCAGCAACTCAAAAAACTCCACTCAGCACTCACCACTTATCACTCAGCACTGAGGTAGATACCCGCCGTTCCGAAGCCGTAGCGGTAGATATTGAACGTCCTACGCCGCCATTCTGGGGAACGAAACTATTACAACCTAGTGATATTCCCATTGAGGAAGTATTCTGGCATTTAGATTTACAAGCCTTGATTGCTGGACAGTGGCAATTCCGCAAACCCAAGGAACAATCTAAGGAAGAATATCAAGCTTTCTTAGATGAGAAAGTCTACCCCATTTTGGAAACCTGGAAGCAGCGCATTATCGCGGAAAATCTCTTACATCCTCAAGTAATTTACGGGTATTTTCCTTGTCAGTCTGAAGGAAATACTTTGTATATCTACGAAAACAATCATACACCATTAAAGGAAGTAGCTAAGTTTGAGTTTCCCCGCCAGAAATCATTAAGAAGACTCTGTATTGCAGATTTCTTTGCACCCAAGGAATCAGGAATTATTGATGTTTTCCCCATGCAAGCGGTAACTGTGGGCGAAATTGCCACGGAGTACGCACAAAAATTATTTGCAGATAATCAATACACAGATTATTTGTATTTCCACGGTTTAGCGGTGCAAGTTGCAGAGGCTTTGGCAGAATGGACACACGCTAGAATTCGCCATGAATTAGGATTTGCGGCTGAAGAACCCGACAATATTCGCGATGTGTTAGCACAGCGTTATCGTGGTTCACGGTATAGTTTTGGTTATCCGGCTTGTCCGAATATTCAAGACCAATACAAGCAACTGGAGTTGTTACAGACTGACAGAATTAATTTATATATGGATGAAAGTGAGCAACTTTATCCAGAACAGTCTACAACAGCGATTATTACTTATCACCCAGTGGCAAAATATTTCAGTGCCTAA
- a CDS encoding CHAD domain-containing protein yields MKIATESTLKTLGNYAYQAIQKHFNKILKWEKPVKKDEDPEALHQMRVGMRRLRTAVSRFEIVLNLPQPANSKNIGKIARRLGNLRDLDVLKQNLETFYQPNLPAKEQKSLQTAFHALNKQREEAVNKTIATLKNDSYQSLKQTLQTWLEAPDYKPLASLPIQQVLPDLLLPELSQFLLHPGFLAGAEILDNELKIHSEWSIKTVEKYLTNQGETIHDLRKQAKRLRYQMELFTELYGESYAAYIADVKNIQDILGNIQDSVVMGEWLTDIFKSEVNTKLPALTSLLASNRYQWWQEWQPLQERYLQLENRHNFHLTILHPIGNEVIETRD; encoded by the coding sequence ATGAAAATAGCTACAGAATCAACACTCAAAACACTAGGAAACTATGCTTATCAGGCTATTCAAAAACACTTTAATAAAATCTTGAAGTGGGAAAAACCTGTTAAGAAAGATGAAGATCCAGAAGCACTACATCAAATGCGTGTAGGTATGCGACGTTTACGTACAGCAGTCAGTCGGTTTGAGATAGTATTAAATCTACCCCAGCCAGCTAATAGTAAAAACATCGGTAAAATTGCGCGTCGTCTTGGTAATCTCCGCGACTTAGATGTTTTAAAACAAAATTTAGAAACTTTCTATCAACCAAACCTGCCTGCTAAAGAGCAGAAATCGCTACAAACAGCTTTTCATGCTTTAAATAAACAGCGTGAAGAAGCAGTAAATAAAACTATAGCAACACTAAAAAATGATTCTTATCAGTCTTTAAAACAGACCTTACAAACTTGGTTAGAAGCACCAGACTATAAACCATTAGCATCTTTACCAATTCAGCAAGTATTACCAGATTTACTATTACCTGAATTGAGCCAATTTTTACTGCATCCAGGTTTCTTAGCAGGTGCTGAAATTTTAGATAATGAACTCAAGATTCATAGTGAATGGTCTATTAAAACTGTAGAAAAATACTTAACCAATCAAGGTGAAACCATACACGATTTACGGAAACAAGCTAAACGTCTGCGCTACCAGATGGAATTATTTACTGAATTATATGGAGAGTCCTACGCGGCGTATATTGCAGATGTCAAAAATATTCAAGACATATTGGGCAATATTCAAGATAGCGTAGTGATGGGTGAATGGTTGACAGATATATTTAAATCAGAAGTTAACACCAAATTACCAGCACTTACCAGCTTGTTAGCCTCTAACCGTTACCAGTGGTGGCAAGAATGGCAACCATTACAAGAAAGATATCTGCAACTAGAAAATAGACATAACTTTCATCTCACAATTCTGCATCCTATTGGCAATGAGGTAATAGAGACGAGAGATTAA